In Luteitalea sp. TBR-22, one genomic interval encodes:
- a CDS encoding thermonuclease family protein, whose translation MKTALRCLVVAALVCPSPSMAQVPGETFDALVAKVVDGDTIDVRRAGGHATIRIRLDGIDTPERGEPFSSAATRFTRAESFGRTVRVRGTDVDRYGRLVARVTREGADLSVSLVRAGLACVYRKYSRDPLLLRAEAEARSAARGLWGTTPQPRCVEQAR comes from the coding sequence GTGAAGACGGCGCTGCGGTGCCTCGTGGTGGCGGCACTGGTGTGCCCGTCGCCGTCGATGGCGCAGGTGCCCGGCGAGACGTTCGACGCGCTGGTGGCGAAGGTCGTCGATGGCGACACGATCGACGTGCGCCGGGCCGGTGGGCACGCGACGATCCGCATCCGGCTCGATGGCATCGACACGCCGGAGCGCGGCGAGCCCTTTTCGTCGGCAGCGACGCGGTTCACACGGGCCGAGTCGTTCGGGCGCACCGTTCGCGTTCGCGGAACCGACGTCGACCGCTACGGGCGCCTGGTGGCGCGCGTGACGAGGGAGGGCGCCGACCTGAGCGTGTCGCTGGTGCGCGCCGGACTCGCGTGCGTGTATCGCAAGTACAGCCGCGACCCTCTGCTGCTTCGCGCCGAGGCGGAGGCGCGCTCTGCCGCGCGTGGCCTGTGGGGGACCACGCCGCAGCCGCGTTGCGTCGAGCAGGCGAGGTAA